The DNA sequence GATCGGTTGCTTTGAGAACTCCCGTATCGATCAGGCGATGGTACTCATCGACGGTGAAGCGATGAACCAGCGGTGCCGTCGGCGGTGAATGGACCGCCGACGGCACGAAGGTAACGGGAGCGATGGTCGAAGGAGTCGGCATCGTGCTCATAGCGAACGACCTGTCAAACAAGGGACGTAACCAAACTTCGGCAGTTGAAAACCTATCCCAAACTCACCGTCACGGTTTTCGATTCCGTGTAGGCGTCGAGTCCGCGTTCGCCGAGTTCGCGGCCCATGCCCGACTGTTTGAAGCCGCCGAACGGGGCGGCGGCGTCGAACACGTCGTAGCAGTTGATCCAGATCGTGCCGGCGCGAATCTTCGCGGCTAAGTAGTGCGCCTTTTGAATGTCGCGCGTCCAGACGGCCGCGGCCAAGCCGAAGCTCGTGGCGTTGGCGCGGCGCGCGATTTCATCCAGGTCGTTGAACTTCAAGACCGACATGACCGGGCCGAAGATTTCTTCCTTGGCGATGGTCATGTCGTCGGAGACGCCGGCGAACAACGTCGGCTCGACGTAGAAGCCGCGGTTGCCGAAGCGCTTGCCGCCGGTGATCAGATCGGCCCCTTGCTCTTTGCCGAGATCGATATAGCGCATGATCTTGTCGAATTGTTCCTTGTCGATCTGCGGGCCTTGCTCGGTCGCGAGGTCGAGCGGGTCGCCGAGCTTGCGCGTATGGTTGATCGAGGCGAGCCGGTCGATGAACTTGTCGTAGATCTTTTCTTGCACGAAGAGCCGGCTCCCCGCGCAGCAGCATTGCCCTTGATTGAAGTACAGCCCGAAGTGCGCCCCGGCGATCGCGGCATCGATATCGGCATCGTCGAAGACGATGTTCGGGCTCTTGCCGCCGAGTTCGAACGTGAGCCGTTTCAAGGTTTGCGAAGCGTCGCGCATGATGATCCGAGCGACTTCGCCGGAGCCGGTGAAGGCGATCTTATCGATGTCGGGATGCTTCACCGTCGCGGCGCCGGCGGTCGGGCCGTAGCCGGGAACGACGTTGATCACGCCGTCGGGAATGCCGGCTTTTTGAGCGAGCCGCGCCATGCGCAAGCATGTCAGCGGGGTTTGCTCGGCGGGTTTCATCACCACCGTACAACCGGCGGCGAGCGCCGGTCCCCACTTCCAAGCCACCATGAGCATCGGGAAGTTCCACGGAATGATCTGGCCGGCAACGCCGACCGGTTCGCGCCGGGTGTACGTGAAATAGTTGCCGCGCACGGGAATCGTTTGGCCGTGGATCTTGTCGGCATAGCCGGCGTAGTAGCGAAGGCAATCGATGGTCAGGGGAAGGTCGGCGGCGCGGGCATCGCGAAACGGCTTGCCGTTGTCGAGCGATTCCAAGGCCGCGAGCTCATCGATCTCCGCTTCGATCAGGTCGGCCAGCTTGTACAACAGCCGGCCCCGATCGCGAGCGTCCATCTTCGACCACGGGCCTTGCTCGAACGCTTTGCGGGCCGCCTTCGCCGCGAGGTCGATATCTTCCGCTTGTCCTTCGGCGACTTGAGCGATCACTTCTTCCGTGGCGGGGTTATGCGTGTCGAACGTCTTGCCGCTTACCGAGGGAGTCCAGCGACCGCCGATGAAGCATTCGGTTTGTCGAATCTCGGGGACCGCGATCGTCGTGGATTTTTCTGCCGTCGCCATAGCTAACCTCCGGGTCGGGGCGGATGCGTGAAGGAATGCGAGTGCGCCGCGATGCTGCGCAAAGAAAAAGCCCGACAGGCTTTCGGGGCGTGCGCCGGTCGTACGCGGCAAGATTATTGTACCGCTCGCGCGGTGCCGCTGCCAATCGACGACAGCCCCACCGAAAGGTGCGATGAAATACGACGCGGGATTCTCGCCGCCCCGCTGCGTATTCGCACGGCAATGCCAACAGCCGGCAGAAGCCGGCCGGTCCGGCGACGATCGTCGCCTTTAGCCGGAACGCGTTAGCGTCCGGTCCTACGCGCGGCTCAGCTAAAAAGCCGGCGAGGGCTGCTTGCTTAATACGCTCCGCGGCGGCTCAACACGCTGAGAGGCGTGCGAAGCAACAGGCCGAGGTCGACCGTGAGCGATTGGTTGTCGACGTACCAGAGGTCGAGCTTGACCCA is a window from the Planctomycetia bacterium genome containing:
- a CDS encoding aldehyde dehydrogenase family protein, with amino-acid sequence MATAEKSTTIAVPEIRQTECFIGGRWTPSVSGKTFDTHNPATEEVIAQVAEGQAEDIDLAAKAARKAFEQGPWSKMDARDRGRLLYKLADLIEAEIDELAALESLDNGKPFRDARAADLPLTIDCLRYYAGYADKIHGQTIPVRGNYFTYTRREPVGVAGQIIPWNFPMLMVAWKWGPALAAGCTVVMKPAEQTPLTCLRMARLAQKAGIPDGVINVVPGYGPTAGAATVKHPDIDKIAFTGSGEVARIIMRDASQTLKRLTFELGGKSPNIVFDDADIDAAIAGAHFGLYFNQGQCCCAGSRLFVQEKIYDKFIDRLASINHTRKLGDPLDLATEQGPQIDKEQFDKIMRYIDLGKEQGADLITGGKRFGNRGFYVEPTLFAGVSDDMTIAKEEIFGPVMSVLKFNDLDEIARRANATSFGLAAAVWTRDIQKAHYLAAKIRAGTIWINCYDVFDAAAPFGGFKQSGMGRELGERGLDAYTESKTVTVSLG